Proteins encoded by one window of Bacillus rossius redtenbacheri isolate Brsri chromosome 3, Brsri_v3, whole genome shotgun sequence:
- the LOC134531443 gene encoding uncharacterized protein LOC134531443, which translates to MKSMVRVVAVAVAVAVAVCWSLAWAPAAQGYDFRDPHFMFSRRDGARGARAVVTGRAGPPSALRLPAGTQPRPGAAATLLSAAADRVLWRHANLQRARERSGDKH; encoded by the exons ATGAAGTCCATGGTGAGGgttgtggctgtggctgtggctgtggctgtggctgtgtGCTGGTCGCTGGCGTGGGCGCCGGCGGCGCAAGGCTACGACTTCCGGGATCCACACTTCA TGTTTTCCAGACGAGATGGTGCGCGCGGAGCTCGAGCAGTGGTCACTGGACGAGCCGGGCCGCCAAGCGCGCTCCGCCTTCCAGCAGGGACACAGCCGCGGCCGGGCGCAGCAGCTACACTGCTCTCCGCAGCCGCAG ATCGCGTGCTGTGGCGACACGCCAATCTTCAGCGTGCGAGAGAGCGTAGTGGAGATAAACACTAA